A window of Primulina huaijiensis isolate GDHJ02 chromosome 9, ASM1229523v2, whole genome shotgun sequence contains these coding sequences:
- the LOC140985143 gene encoding 26S proteasome non-ATPase regulatory subunit 13 homolog B-like: MAALQYLDAQRTSHPELSEWYTALSDLYQRKLWHQLTLKLEQFVALTVFQAGDALIQLYHNFITDFETKINLLKLAHFAVIVSRQYPEKMAAINYLEGVIEKLRTTKEMRIDEPILYIKMQIATLKLENGDQKDCKRLLEEGKSTLDGMTDIDPSVYASYHWISSQFHKFRQEFAEFYKSSLLYLAYTSVESFSESFKLDLAFDLSLSALLGENIYNFGELLAHPLIKSLLGTKVEWLYYIIESFNSGDLVRYQELCHIHRAALSSQPALVQNEKMLLEKINILCLMEIIFSRPSEDRTIPLSIIADRTKLTVEDVESLLMKSLSVHLIEGMIDQVEGTVYVSWVQPRVLGIPQIKSLRERLDNWVDKVHTTLVSVEAETPDLVAA; encoded by the exons ATGGCGGCTTTGCAGTATTTGGATGCGCAGCGCACATCGCACCCTGAGCTTTCCGAATGGTACACCGCTCTTTCAGATCTGTACCAGCGGAAGCTCTGGCACCAGCTCACTCTAAAGCTCGAACAGTTCGTTGCCCTTACTGTATTTCAG GCTGGGGATGCTCTAATACAGCTTTACCACAATTTTATAACCGATTTTGAGACAAAGATTAATCTCCTCAAGCTTGCCCATTTTGCTGTGATAGTTTCTCGACAATATCCAGAGAAAATGGCAGCAATTAATTATCTAGAAGGGGTGATTGAGAAGCTTCGCACCACCAAAGAAATGCGCATAGACGAGCCAATACTTTATATCAAGATGCAGATTGCTACACTTAAGCTTGAGAATGGTGATCAAAAAGATTGTAAGAGGCTTTTGGAGGAGGGAAAGAGTACACTTGATGGCATGACTGACATTGATCCATCTGTGTATGCAAGCTACCATTGGATTTCATCACAATTCCACAAATTTCGTCAAGAATTTGCGGAGTTCTACAAAAGTTCTCTCCTTTATCTGGCTTACACGTCAGTAGAGTCTTTCTCTGAATCATTTAAGCTG GATTTGGCCTTTGACTTATCCTTATCAGCATTATTGGGGGAAAACATTTACAACTTCGGGGAACTTCTTGCACACCCGCTC ATAAAAAGTCTATTAGGGACTAAAGTTGAGTGGTTATACTATATTATTGAATCCTTCAACTCTGGTGATTTAGTTCGTTATCAAGAACTATGTCACATCCATAGAGCTGCTCTGAGTAGCCAACCAGCACTGGTTCAGAATGAGAAAATGCTTCTGGAGAAGATCAACATTCTCTGCTTGATGGAGATTATCTTCAG CCGTCCTTCCGAAGATAGAACCATTCCATTAAGTATCATTGCAGACCGTACAAAACTTACTGTGGAAGATGTGGAGTCTCTTCTTATGAAGAGCCTTTCC GTGCATCTCATCGAGGGAATGATTGACCAAGTTGAGGGAACTGTATATGTTTCTTGGGTACAACCTAGAGTTTTAGGGATTCCTCAGATCAAATCCTTACGCGAGCGGCTGGACAATTGGGTGGATAAAGTACACACAACTTTGGTATCTGTTGAGGCTGAGACACCTGATTTAGTCGCTGCATAA